The Rosa rugosa chromosome 1, drRosRugo1.1, whole genome shotgun sequence genomic sequence TCAAAAAGGTTTGGGAATGAAAGATATTAtataataatattatattatataggATATGAAAACCTGTTTTCCATTCTAGATATTGatatattaaataatttttgataagatgagaattgatataataaatatatatatatcgatataagaaaaagaagaaaaaagtatatagaaaagaaaagacaaaaagaagcaaaaactaataaaaagaaagaaaaaaaaagttcaattgGTAGGTTAGGGCCCTGGTTTCCACTTTCCACAATAAGACCGAACAAGAAGTTCCAAACTTCTTTCCTTCTTCACATACCTGCTCTCTTTGCCTGCATGGCAGCCAGCCTTGCTGCACTGAACTTGTTCTTTGTCctggtcatatatatatatatatatatatataaatcaacTTTTGCCAAGAAACATGACTGGGGCACGTGACCCAGGGTGCCCCTTCATCCCTCCGCCCCCTGCCTGGGGtaaatgagcatattcaccctttATTGTGATTAAtgcattttaattttataattttctaatccaaccattcatgttgcaTAACAccatacaaagattagctctgtaaaaaatcaatcaaattgaatacCTTTTAGTtatcatttctatgaaatacatggacggttcattataatagtagtaagtgttgttagaaccatccatttgtttgattcaattagataattaaacgatttctgattcaattgattttttacatagATGATCTTTTAAGGCTAATCTAagatatagaccgttggatgataaatttattaagtaaaagtatgttaatcgacaatagaGGTGaaaatatgctcgttcacccaATGGGATGAACCTAAGCATTGTCTTTAACATGATTAGTACACAAACTTGATTAACGCTTAGTGAAGGTACATGCATGGTACAAATTAACAAATCACTCACAAAATACTCTTAAAAAGGAAAGCAGCCTGCTGTGCCAATGCTGATGTGCACTACATATAGCTAGCAGCTTTCTCATGTTGGAAAAGGGTTAAATCCATCCTGAACCACGTTCTCCAAAGGCCAAAAGAGTGGCTTCGGAAGATTGTCCCACTCATACCATCCCCAACCATCACAGAATTTTGGCTCAATATTCTGGGGCTCTTGACGAGGATCTGCCAGCACTGCCCTCATGAAAACAGCCACGTACTGCGATGGTTTGGCTTCATCTAGGAACAGGTTGTTGGTCACAGTTAGCAATTCTATCTTGCTAATGTCTAAATCAGTTTCTTCCTTCAGTTCCCTTGCTGCACACTCCTCAAAGCTCTCTCCTTAAACgtttgtaaagaaaatcaattaattagcTCTCGTAAAAAATGTAAGATATGTTATATACCCTCTTAATTATAGTTTGTTACAGCAGTGTGTGCGTAATATGAAATACAAATTTTAAAGTGCGAACTGACAACTTGGAAGAATGAACAAGAGATAATTAACTACCAAACTCAAGGTGGCCACTGGGAAGGGAAAAGGTGGAATCTCCCAGAGAGGAGCGGCGCCGCCCCAAGAGCACGTTTTGGCCTCTCAACAGGCATACTACCACCGCCACTTTTATCGACCCCGCAGTTTCAGCCACTACTACTGTCTCGTTTCCCATGCTTTTGATATGGTCTTTTTCCAAGGAAGAAGAATTTGATCGATCGAGCTAGTTTGCAGTACTCGACAAACCCTCATGACCACCTTTAAATAGATAATTGGAACGCCCTCATGTCACAGTTACGAATTATTACAAATATTATTCCTAATTTCTGTTAAGTATGGCTAACTAATTCCTAATTTCTGTTAATATGGCTAACTAATTCCTTATTCCTAATTTCTGTTAAGTATGGCTAACTAATTCCTAATATGGCTATCTAATTCCTTATTCCTAATTTCTGTTAAGTATGGCTAACTAATTCCAGCATTAGTTTCTTGCAAAACAATCTCAGCCCTACACGTGGAGTCTTATGGAATGGTCATGTCctgatcattgactttagtaTTGACCTTGGCTTTGACTTTATCATTGACTTAATCACTCCTACATCCCCCCTCAACCGAATGAGTGGGACCAATCATGAGGTTGCCACAGAGATATCAGAATTGAGGGAGAAGTAGTATGGAACTTAACTAATTCATTTGAGTAGGCCGGGAAGAGGCAGAGATGCatggaagaaattttttttatcacaaaTTAACATgaggacaattcttaggttcacccctggggtcagtggcggagccagaaaatTATATTTACTGGGGCACAAAAAAATTTGTACATGTAATTTTTATCTAACAACGGTAATTATCCTCAACTTTCATAATAGTCTGATCATCTACACTAGTAAAAATATCGTTCTCATTCGACTGCGGCAATACATGggtaattgattttttttttatcatttccgCATTGGATTGAGAAATTTGTAAATAAGAAGGAAATACAAATCTTTAATTGTAATCAATTCTATGATTGATGTCAAAAAGGTTTGGGAATGAAAGATATTAtataataatattatattatataggATATGAAAACCTGTTTTCCATTCTAGATATTGatatattaaataatttttgataagatgagaattgatataataaatatatatatcgatataagaaaaagaagaaaatgttgtagagaaactgaaattgagaggaaatcgctgtgtgttctcatcgataataggggtctctttatatagaggattacaatgcatagaatctcaatcatacaaggaaagtaatcgtacattgaataggaatatagatccttctaatttaaccctattaccactaggtcaagtaacctagagtttgggccaaacacaaattagggtttacttgaacactcccccttgtgttgcccaaacgcggtgcttctctcgttgcctcgttaaaaaccttgccgagtaacaaaaacccagtgggacaaaaataacctcggtcgaaggggaaaaagagcacaacacacccttcacgtttcgagaccatacatgttaacatctccccctgatgtttgcatctccccctgatgacaacggtcatgggagttcggataacttcggtaaacgatgctaccaaacatgtttctcgaaagtggaatttaggcaatgacttggtgagcaagcctgccacactgtcctcagattgaacctagttcactttgatcttgaggagagtctgttgttgctgattattcttggtgttgtcgcttttgatgtagccttgatTCATTTGTttaaaacaagcagcattatcctaaatgctcgtaggctcatctgtggtagacttcaaaccacaattgttcgaacatgcgtaattatggatccaatccaatccatatacattcacgaacctcttcgtgaagagcaatgatctctgcattgttcgaagatatagcgactagggtctatttctgtagacctccaagatatcactgtctttacccatggtgaacacttaaccattttgggaatgacctttgtgtgggtcagagagatacccaacatcagctaaaccttccaaaacacatgtcgttttgggatggggatagtggacgcaggccagtgttggcggcgttcctggtgtgtgatgggtccgaatccatcatctctctgttgggatagaacaagcccatatcaatcgtacatctcaagttctgaaagatatcttttacaccaatctaatggcgtcgcgttggcgcagagctatatcttagctaacaagttcatggtaaatgagatgtccggtcttgtgcattgagctaggtacaataatgcgcctattgtacttaactagggcatttctgcccctagcgcatcttcgtcatcatccttcgaacgaagaggatccttttcaggatcaagactacagacgatcatgggggtgcttgaaggtttgaccttgtcaaaatgcctaagcatctatcaacacgatgctcaagttccaaaccgagacatagtgatgttctcccataatccttcatctcaaaatcggatttcaagtgttcagcggtttcccttaactctttaagggcttctaatgaagatcatgtccaacatgaaccgcgatagaatccgaaacttgttatagaaacgcgtgggcatatcccttcccaatcaagtagtcactttagtgagcgtttcaacctctttgtaaacgcgctccgtggtctagagccacttgacttgggtaaatgaagttcaccatgaaccttcatgtatattccgtatctagatccccatagagatacgtagtgaacacatttgtaagctgcataatcagttatttggaaactaccaaactgacagggtagtggagtgcaatgacatccattacgagagaatatgtctcatcgtagtcgattccagggcgttttgtgagaagccttgcgccataaggcgagattaccatctctttttctcatcacgcattctaacgaagacccattagtcaataggttttatgttaggaggtgttggcatcactggctcaaaaaccttcctcttcgttagagaatccatcttaacctggatcgcatctttccatttaggccagatttctctacgttggcattcatttatcaacggagcgtggttcgatatcatctgactcaacaaactcatgcgcaacgaaatgcgcaactacatcatcaattatgatggagtttctatcccacgtctcatgtacactagtgtaagtttcatagagctctatattctcaggaataggttctgacgttgaggcgtcccccaacgataaccataatccgaaagattctcatgagacggattttgagtgtcgatgatcaaaggattgcaatgtgccaaagtatccttcgaaaccCACGGGCGttccatgcatcctagctggggccatggcctat encodes the following:
- the LOC133725335 gene encoding geranyl diphosphate phosphohydrolase, yielding MGNETVVVAETAGSIKVAVVVCLLRGQNVLLGRRRSSLGDSTFSLPSGHLEFGESFEECAARELKEETDLDISKIELLTVTNNLFLDEAKPSQYVAVFMRAVLADPRQEPQNIEPKFCDGWGWYEWDNLPKPLFWPLENVVQDGFNPFPT